A genomic region of Sulfobacillus acidophilus DSM 10332 contains the following coding sequences:
- a CDS encoding Serine 3-dehydrogenase (PFAM: short chain dehydrogenase~COGs: COG4221 Short-chain alcohol dehydrogenase of unknown specificity~InterPro IPR002198~KEGG: sli:Slin_2186 short-chain dehydrogenase/reductase SDR~PFAM: Short-chain dehydrogenase/reductase SDR~PRIAM: Serine 3-dehydrogenase~SPTR: Short-chain dehydrogenase/reductase SDR), translating to MSSLTNQVVVITGASSGIGEATARRLSAKGARVILTARRLERLESIAADIRAQGGTALIHPIDVTRRPSVEEVKDFAVAQFGRIDVWINNAGVMPLAYMEKLHVDEWERMIDVNIKGVLYGIAAVLPVMIRQNSGHIVNIASVAGHKVGLGGAVYSGTKFAVRAITEGLRMEMVGRYGIRTTLISPGLVETELLQSITDPDALEALKARASKNPLSSRHIADAILYALEQPESVAVNEIVVRPSDQMN from the coding sequence ATGAGTTCATTAACCAACCAAGTTGTCGTCATTACGGGTGCGAGTAGTGGAATCGGAGAGGCCACCGCTCGTCGGTTATCCGCCAAGGGGGCCCGTGTCATCTTAACCGCCCGACGACTCGAGCGCCTTGAATCCATCGCCGCCGATATTCGGGCTCAAGGCGGAACAGCCCTGATACACCCGATCGACGTTACCCGGCGCCCTTCTGTCGAAGAAGTCAAAGACTTTGCGGTAGCGCAATTCGGCCGGATTGATGTGTGGATCAACAATGCGGGCGTAATGCCGCTAGCGTATATGGAAAAACTTCATGTGGACGAATGGGAACGCATGATCGATGTCAACATCAAGGGGGTCCTCTACGGCATCGCCGCCGTGCTCCCGGTGATGATTCGCCAAAATAGCGGACACATTGTCAACATCGCCTCGGTTGCGGGGCATAAAGTCGGACTGGGGGGCGCCGTCTATAGCGGGACCAAATTTGCGGTACGGGCGATTACCGAAGGACTGCGAATGGAAATGGTCGGCCGATATGGTATCCGAACCACCCTCATATCACCGGGACTGGTCGAAACCGAATTATTGCAATCGATTACCGATCCCGATGCGCTTGAGGCGTTAAAGGCACGGGCTTCCAAAAATCCCTTGTCCAGTCGGCACATTGCCGACGCCATTCTCTATGCGTTGGAGCAACCGGAATCGGTGGCCGTCAATGAAATTGTGGTACGACCGTCCGATCAGATGAATTAA
- a CDS encoding Methyltransferase type 11 (PFAM: Methyltransferase domain~COGs: COG2226 Methylase involved in ubiquinone/menaquinone biosynthesis~InterPro IPR013216~KEGG: tsc:TSC_c10740 methyltransferase, UbiE/COQ5 family~PFAM: Methyltransferase type 11~SPTR: Methyltransferase, UbiE/COQ5 family), with protein MPDERDPRTFFAAHHQAYVVSPGHAHGPDLDRLVIGLAPKPGERAVDVATGAGHTALRLAEHGAEVSIVDITQEMLEDALTLAQEHHLTLTALKAPAEALPFSDKSFDLVTCRRAAHHFTDIAEFLSEAHRILRTGGRLGISDMTGSQSGIPWLNRVESLRDPSHRRALAPDEWYTLLIEADFHDIVIELSEELINPLAWLAPVDPMSPNGRQALAHINEKTAPREFFRAGYFIKRRILIWAQA; from the coding sequence ATGCCAGACGAACGCGATCCCCGTACCTTTTTTGCCGCCCATCATCAAGCCTATGTCGTGAGCCCTGGCCACGCCCACGGCCCCGATCTTGATCGACTGGTCATCGGGTTGGCGCCGAAACCCGGTGAACGGGCCGTCGACGTCGCCACCGGAGCCGGCCATACGGCTTTACGCTTGGCTGAACACGGTGCCGAGGTGAGTATCGTCGATATTACCCAAGAAATGTTAGAAGACGCGCTGACTCTAGCCCAAGAACATCATCTCACCCTGACCGCCCTGAAGGCCCCCGCGGAGGCCCTCCCCTTTTCGGATAAAAGCTTCGACCTGGTGACTTGTCGGCGAGCCGCGCATCACTTCACCGATATTGCCGAATTCCTCTCCGAAGCCCATCGAATCCTTCGAACCGGAGGGCGACTGGGCATTTCCGATATGACCGGAAGTCAATCGGGAATTCCATGGCTGAATCGGGTGGAAAGTTTGCGGGACCCCTCGCATCGCCGTGCCTTGGCGCCGGATGAATGGTATACCTTGCTCATAGAGGCGGATTTTCATGATATCGTTATCGAACTATCCGAAGAATTAATTAATCCCCTAGCATGGCTAGCCCCTGTTGATCCCATGAGCCCCAACGGCCGACAAGCACTGGCCCATATCAACGAAAAGACCGCGCCCCGAGAATTTTTCCGAGCCGGTTACTTTATCAAACGGCGTATATTAATTTGGGCCCAAGCTTAA
- a CDS encoding Spore germination protein (PFAM: Spore germination protein~InterPro IPR004761~KEGG: amt:Amet_4598 spore germination protein~PFAM: Spore germination GerAB~SPTR: Spore germination protein) has translation MGPIEPISRGQFFLMTAVSVVAGGVYIWPQTVISESGRDAGWAIPLSISIAMGLVWVQTLWPPHTTGATELGRMEDLWGVVRWPVFLATIVLYVILDGALLALFTQLLSIVFYPRTPRLVFSLSLILLSAWFASKPLTHLARTVQFWFPLVIGSFLLLAILSLGNFRNPTAMLPSGDIQLMPIGRGFLATWYLWIQGELIVTVGGHVRQTSWSTIRRWALAAIAFQAMIIVIIYGLVVGTLGPNAAVTLEWPLIYIFSNLTVQTAFISRPGLLIMVTWIIALVLYLAVHLWVLTTNLQDGWHLPEAYRLGLIGLVAALWILIVHFLPTAVVATHLVVRGIDPLAFSVTTFTTVGALVLAKFKRRRVHAAPRDN, from the coding sequence ATGGGACCGATTGAGCCTATCAGTCGAGGGCAGTTTTTTTTAATGACCGCCGTATCCGTGGTAGCCGGCGGGGTCTATATTTGGCCTCAAACCGTCATTAGTGAATCAGGACGCGATGCCGGCTGGGCCATTCCCCTGTCTATCAGTATCGCCATGGGACTGGTATGGGTACAAACCTTGTGGCCGCCTCATACCACGGGAGCCACCGAACTTGGCCGAATGGAAGATTTATGGGGTGTCGTCAGATGGCCGGTGTTCTTAGCCACGATAGTACTTTACGTGATTTTGGACGGCGCCTTGTTAGCACTCTTTACCCAGCTCCTGTCCATCGTGTTTTATCCGCGCACGCCACGGCTGGTCTTTAGTCTCAGCCTCATCCTGCTAAGCGCTTGGTTTGCCAGCAAGCCCTTGACCCATTTGGCCCGTACCGTACAGTTCTGGTTTCCCTTGGTCATCGGCTCTTTTCTTCTATTAGCTATCCTGTCACTGGGAAACTTTCGCAATCCCACTGCCATGTTGCCCTCCGGCGATATTCAGTTGATGCCCATCGGCCGTGGGTTTCTCGCCACCTGGTATCTCTGGATCCAGGGTGAATTGATTGTAACCGTTGGCGGGCATGTTCGCCAAACGTCATGGAGCACCATCCGCCGATGGGCTTTGGCCGCCATCGCATTTCAAGCCATGATCATCGTCATCATTTATGGTCTGGTTGTTGGCACGCTTGGGCCGAATGCCGCAGTCACACTGGAATGGCCCCTAATTTATATTTTTTCTAACCTGACCGTACAAACCGCATTCATTAGCCGGCCCGGGTTGTTAATCATGGTCACTTGGATTATTGCGTTAGTCCTCTATTTAGCCGTTCACTTATGGGTGTTGACCACCAATCTACAAGACGGCTGGCATCTCCCGGAAGCCTACCGGCTCGGGCTCATAGGACTTGTCGCGGCACTCTGGATATTGATTGTCCATTTTTTACCGACCGCGGTGGTCGCTACCCATTTAGTGGTTCGGGGAATCGATCCGCTAGCCTTCAGCGTCACCACTTTCACGACGGTGGGAGCCCTGGTTTTAGCGAAATTCAAACGCCGGCGGGTACATGCCGCACCCCGCGACAACTAA
- a CDS encoding hypothetical protein (PFAM: Spore germination B3/ GerAC like, C-terminal~KEGG: tmr:Tmar_1297 germination protein, Ger(X)C family~SPTR: Germination protein, Ger(X)C family), whose translation MARRFWIRWIWFLWLPALITGCWDQRPIEQQAVVIAMGINRHHQWTLVFPNVAVSIGSLASLPPSQQFYAETVTATSWPQAIQEVQTATDRNVSFGELQVLAVDRRLAANQVAQIIDSLNAMGAIPATFWLIATPNNPAPLLTRSSPQTIVPYYYLSTYFDCTACHALNLGQREWQWWDQSETPGVSPFIPVASPTPGGMAVRQVLVYPPTGSPDLMPTQATTGFAFLTGRVLHDVITVNVGTHPFAVGKITETVHTGARLSSNAVTVRVTIHARGLIMSTPPHLIVSHAIETTVSRQVAQAIQSMASEAVQWANQTHTDPFGFAKTAAWAHPIAASHFSFTALSRLPIHADITVTFQTLGEGVSR comes from the coding sequence ATGGCTCGACGTTTTTGGATCCGCTGGATATGGTTTTTGTGGCTGCCGGCGCTTATAACCGGTTGCTGGGATCAGCGACCGATTGAACAACAGGCGGTCGTCATCGCCATGGGAATCAACCGTCACCATCAATGGACCCTGGTATTCCCTAATGTCGCCGTGAGCATAGGCAGCCTGGCCAGCTTACCGCCCAGTCAGCAATTTTATGCCGAAACCGTAACAGCCACATCCTGGCCGCAAGCCATCCAAGAAGTACAGACCGCCACCGACCGCAATGTCTCTTTTGGCGAACTGCAGGTGCTCGCCGTCGATCGGCGACTCGCCGCCAACCAAGTCGCGCAAATTATCGATTCGTTAAACGCTATGGGCGCCATTCCGGCAACGTTTTGGCTCATCGCCACCCCCAATAATCCGGCTCCCCTATTAACCCGTAGTTCACCGCAAACCATTGTGCCCTATTACTATTTGTCTACCTACTTTGATTGCACCGCCTGCCACGCGTTAAATTTAGGCCAACGGGAATGGCAATGGTGGGACCAGTCGGAAACACCTGGAGTCTCTCCCTTCATTCCGGTAGCCAGCCCGACCCCAGGCGGAATGGCCGTACGGCAAGTGTTGGTATACCCACCGACAGGAAGCCCCGACTTGATGCCCACTCAAGCGACCACCGGATTCGCCTTTTTAACCGGACGAGTTCTCCATGACGTGATAACGGTAAATGTCGGCACCCACCCGTTTGCCGTCGGCAAGATCACGGAAACGGTTCATACCGGCGCCAGGTTAAGCTCTAACGCCGTAACCGTACGGGTCACGATTCATGCCCGTGGACTGATTATGTCAACTCCACCACACCTCATCGTAAGCCACGCGATCGAAACGACTGTCAGCCGACAGGTAGCCCAAGCCATTCAATCCATGGCTTCAGAGGCCGTCCAATGGGCGAATCAAACCCATACCGATCCCTTTGGCTTTGCCAAAACCGCGGCTTGGGCACACCCCATTGCCGCTAGCCATTTTTCTTTCACCGCGTTATCTCGGTTGCCGATTCATGCCGACATCACGGTCACATTCCAAACATTAGGAGAGGGCGTGTCACGATAA
- a CDS encoding GerA spore germination protein (PFAM: Bacillus/Clostridium GerA spore germination protein~InterPro IPR004995~KEGG: gym:GYMC10_1603 GerA spore germination protein~PFAM: Bacillus/Clostridium GerA spore germination protein~SPTR: GerA spore germination protein), translating into MEIERPDIYDDWSNLTKDVLLTIDQILQQITTDHRIPPLEAVPTLLAATFQPSPDLVVRILEPPGLSPNTVQVAYLATIVDPQLVDQDVLAPLMGTTTTPDQWDRSPITRAPVKRLPTWHAVLDHLAEGWTVLFAPGIDWAWGIDTTKYPSRNVGRPQTELAVRGPDDAFTELLTTQMGQLRQRFHDAALTFHPITLGRYQRTQVVVAFLRGLTNPALVDQMIQRLKAVTIDGRANATVIAGLIRDHPRSIFPTLRSTERVDLATQSLLEGKVVVLVDGDPFVLIAPAPLADFYRTAMDYAGAWYDISFVRLIRLLGWVMGIYLPALYISLTEVNTNLLPPALLILTAGDHAGLPFPPLVEALLMVLVIEVLREAALRLPKALSTTIGTVGAIVVGTAVVKAGLVSPQMIVVITLTALSFYSVPVYELTGTWRIVNAVMLLAGALLGLYGIIWVTMVVVGLLTELSSFGVPYFVPFAPFRANDWRDLFIRQPWNGLRRRLTTARPRSSRPMGSPQTVPPAHLKKGRN; encoded by the coding sequence ATGGAAATCGAGCGGCCCGATATCTATGACGACTGGTCCAACTTAACGAAAGACGTGCTCTTAACCATCGACCAAATCCTCCAACAAATCACCACCGACCACCGCATTCCGCCATTGGAGGCGGTCCCAACCTTATTGGCGGCCACGTTCCAGCCAAGTCCCGATTTGGTCGTGCGCATTTTGGAACCGCCCGGCCTGTCTCCGAACACGGTTCAGGTGGCGTACCTCGCAACCATTGTAGACCCCCAACTGGTTGACCAAGATGTTTTGGCGCCGTTAATGGGCACAACGACCACGCCTGACCAATGGGATCGATCCCCCATCACGCGCGCTCCGGTTAAACGTCTACCCACGTGGCATGCCGTTCTGGACCATCTGGCAGAAGGCTGGACAGTTCTGTTTGCCCCCGGGATTGATTGGGCTTGGGGCATAGATACCACAAAGTACCCGTCCCGTAACGTCGGACGTCCCCAAACCGAACTCGCCGTGCGAGGACCGGACGACGCGTTCACGGAATTGTTGACAACCCAGATGGGCCAGTTACGGCAACGCTTTCATGACGCCGCGCTCACCTTCCATCCGATTACATTGGGACGCTATCAGCGAACCCAAGTAGTCGTTGCCTTTCTCAGGGGGCTCACCAATCCGGCTTTGGTCGACCAAATGATTCAACGGCTGAAAGCCGTCACCATTGATGGGCGCGCGAACGCGACTGTCATCGCCGGACTAATTCGTGATCATCCGCGATCGATATTTCCGACCTTACGGTCCACCGAACGGGTTGACCTAGCCACCCAGTCGCTTTTGGAAGGTAAGGTGGTCGTTTTAGTCGACGGCGATCCGTTTGTGCTGATAGCACCCGCCCCCTTAGCGGATTTCTATCGAACGGCGATGGATTATGCGGGCGCCTGGTACGACATCTCTTTTGTGCGTCTGATCCGGCTTTTAGGATGGGTCATGGGGATCTACCTGCCGGCTCTATATATTTCTTTAACCGAAGTGAACACCAACCTATTGCCACCGGCTCTATTGATTTTGACCGCGGGCGACCATGCCGGCTTACCTTTTCCGCCATTGGTCGAGGCCTTATTGATGGTGTTAGTCATTGAAGTTTTGCGGGAAGCCGCTTTAAGACTGCCGAAGGCTTTATCGACCACCATCGGCACGGTCGGTGCCATCGTGGTCGGAACCGCCGTGGTCAAAGCCGGGTTGGTCAGTCCGCAAATGATTGTGGTGATTACATTAACCGCGCTCAGCTTTTATTCGGTCCCTGTCTATGAACTCACGGGAACCTGGCGCATCGTCAACGCGGTGATGTTGTTGGCCGGGGCTCTTCTCGGCTTATATGGCATTATTTGGGTGACCATGGTTGTGGTGGGCTTATTAACGGAGCTGTCGTCGTTTGGCGTTCCTTATTTCGTGCCATTTGCCCCCTTTCGCGCCAACGACTGGCGCGATCTGTTCATTCGCCAACCATGGAATGGACTGCGCCGTCGGTTGACAACCGCACGTCCCCGAAGTTCGCGCCCTATGGGCTCTCCCCAAACCGTGCCGCCAGCACACCTCAAGAAGGGGCGAAATTGA
- a CDS encoding alanine dehydrogenase (PFAM: Alanine dehydrogenase/PNT, C-terminal domain; Alanine dehydrogenase/PNT, N-terminal domain~TIGRFAM: alanine dehydrogenase~COGs: COG0686 Alanine dehydrogenase~InterPro IPR008141:IPR007886:IPR007698~KEGG: bbe:BBR47_49390 alanine dehydrogenase~PFAM: Alanine dehydrogenase/PNT, C-terminal; Alanine dehydrogenase/PNT, N-terminal~PRIAM: Alanine dehydrogenase~SPTR: Alanine dehydrogenase;~TIGRFAM: Alanine dehydrogenase/pyridine nucleotide transhydrogenase) → MKIGVPKEIKTYENRVALTPSGVAALTQAGHQVLVETSAGSACGYPDEQYRRAGAQMTTAAEAWSADLVVKVKEPQPVEYGYFRPNLMLFTYLHLAAAPDLADALMAEGVTAIGYETVQDAEGRLPLLAPMSEIAGRLAPQLGAQYLENHQGGLGILISGVPGVPAAHVVIVGGGTVGTAAAKMAVGMGARVSILDINPNRLAWLDDVFGSRIQTLWAHPAALGDAVRSADIVIGAVLVPGDRAPKVVTTEMVQQMTAGSVIVDVAIDQGGCVETIDRATTHENPTYTRFGVTHYAVANIPGSVARTATQALTNVTLPYVIALSRGLTGALQERPELRSGINIADGRITHAAVAKALDRAYHPLTL, encoded by the coding sequence ATGAAAATTGGTGTTCCTAAAGAGATTAAAACGTACGAGAACCGGGTCGCACTAACGCCGTCGGGCGTAGCCGCACTAACTCAAGCCGGTCATCAGGTCCTGGTGGAAACGTCGGCCGGGTCGGCCTGCGGCTATCCGGACGAACAATATCGCCGGGCAGGAGCCCAGATGACAACCGCGGCCGAAGCCTGGTCGGCTGACCTCGTGGTCAAAGTCAAGGAGCCACAACCCGTCGAATATGGCTATTTCCGTCCCAACTTGATGCTCTTTACGTATTTGCACCTGGCCGCCGCTCCGGACTTGGCCGATGCATTAATGGCAGAAGGGGTTACCGCTATCGGTTATGAAACGGTGCAAGATGCTGAAGGCCGACTGCCCTTGTTAGCGCCGATGAGTGAAATTGCCGGTCGATTGGCCCCGCAACTTGGCGCCCAATATCTGGAGAATCATCAAGGAGGTCTCGGAATTCTTATTAGCGGTGTACCAGGGGTGCCCGCAGCGCATGTGGTGATTGTGGGTGGAGGCACCGTCGGCACGGCGGCCGCTAAGATGGCGGTCGGAATGGGGGCCCGCGTAAGCATCCTGGATATCAACCCGAACCGCTTAGCCTGGCTGGACGACGTCTTCGGAAGCCGTATTCAAACGTTGTGGGCCCATCCCGCCGCGCTCGGAGATGCAGTAAGGTCAGCAGATATCGTCATCGGGGCTGTGCTTGTTCCGGGCGATCGAGCGCCTAAGGTTGTCACCACCGAGATGGTGCAACAGATGACCGCCGGATCAGTGATTGTCGACGTGGCCATTGACCAGGGAGGCTGTGTGGAAACCATCGACCGGGCGACGACCCATGAGAATCCGACTTATACCCGCTTCGGGGTAACCCACTATGCCGTGGCGAATATTCCCGGTTCGGTGGCCCGTACGGCCACCCAAGCCCTCACCAATGTCACATTACCGTATGTGATCGCGTTAAGTCGTGGATTGACCGGTGCTCTTCAAGAGCGTCCCGAGCTTCGTTCCGGAATCAATATTGCCGATGGCCGGATCACCCATGCCGCCGTCGCCAAGGCGCTTGATCGAGCCTATCATCCTCTCACCCTCTAA
- a CDS encoding peptidase M19 renal dipeptidase (PFAM: Membrane dipeptidase (Peptidase family M19)~COGs: COG2355 Zn-dependent dipeptidase microsomal dipeptidase homolog~InterPro IPR008257~KEGG: bts:Btus_2780 peptidase M19 renal dipeptidase~PFAM: Peptidase M19, renal dipeptidase~SPTR: Peptidase M19 renal dipeptidase) has product MFPIPVFDCHSDIPADIARRRAEGERRVFARHYWSRLSQAGVVGSLFALWVEPPYRQNSAHRVLQLASALWADIQESPELIRIVTDDEPLNPTDPRFQVVLGLEGMTFVEQWLLDRNDHPVSLWEGYQESFTVLRRLGVRHAMLAWAETNALASGPDVFPKSHSAHRPPGLTPLGRDIVRHLAGAGILLDISHLDDTSAADVCDSHSGLLIASHSNARALSDHPRNLPDFLIKTIGDRHGIIGLNSYGPYVDKDHPTMDRLIDHLIYIANLIGIRHVAFGFDFTDYLPTIYHASRPTEGLSRVEDVPQFLDRLSQRGFSDDEIRAVSFGNIQRVWDRQQQSMQGG; this is encoded by the coding sequence TTGTTTCCGATACCGGTATTCGATTGCCATTCCGACATTCCGGCCGATATCGCCCGCCGTCGCGCAGAGGGCGAACGCCGGGTCTTTGCCCGTCATTATTGGTCCCGCTTGTCCCAAGCGGGTGTTGTCGGAAGCCTGTTCGCATTATGGGTAGAGCCCCCCTATCGTCAAAACAGCGCCCACCGGGTTCTACAGCTGGCGTCGGCGTTATGGGCCGATATCCAAGAAAGCCCGGAGCTGATTCGGATTGTGACCGACGATGAACCGCTCAATCCGACCGATCCCCGGTTTCAAGTGGTCTTGGGTCTCGAGGGTATGACTTTTGTCGAGCAATGGCTACTCGACCGCAACGACCACCCGGTCTCTCTTTGGGAAGGGTATCAGGAAAGTTTCACCGTACTTCGGCGTCTGGGCGTCCGGCATGCCATGCTGGCTTGGGCGGAAACCAATGCCCTGGCCAGTGGTCCGGACGTGTTTCCCAAATCGCACAGCGCTCATCGGCCACCCGGACTCACCCCTCTAGGTCGAGACATTGTCCGTCATCTAGCCGGCGCCGGTATCCTATTAGATATCAGCCATCTCGATGACACTTCGGCCGCCGACGTGTGCGATAGCCACTCCGGCCTTTTGATCGCATCGCATTCAAATGCCCGGGCGCTCTCCGATCACCCGCGCAATCTACCGGACTTCCTCATTAAGACCATTGGCGACCGTCACGGGATCATTGGACTGAATAGCTATGGACCGTATGTGGACAAGGATCACCCGACGATGGATCGCCTGATTGACCATCTGATATATATCGCCAATCTTATTGGGATTCGGCATGTCGCCTTCGGGTTTGATTTTACGGACTATTTGCCGACCATCTACCACGCTTCTCGTCCGACCGAGGGGCTTTCCCGTGTCGAAGATGTCCCCCAATTTCTCGACCGCCTATCTCAGCGAGGGTTCTCGGATGACGAGATCAGAGCCGTCAGTTTCGGCAATATCCAACGCGTATGGGATCGGCAACAACAATCGATGCAAGGAGGATGA
- a CDS encoding amino acid permease-associated region (PFAM: Amino acid permease~COGs: COG1113 Gamma-aminobutyrate permease and related permease~InterPro IPR004841~KEGG: aac:Aaci_0934 amino acid permease-associated region~PFAM: Amino acid permease-associated region~SPTR: Amino acid permease-associated region) — MTIKDVEPTRGLRPVLRWGQVLAIAVAAISPTTSVFLVYGAGLSTAGTGIVWAFLIGAVIALSLGFSYAELGGLHPGAGGAYRIIRNVLGEPWGLIAVWLFLVLGMVITASILVAAATYLNSLVPGIPVNWAAVAMMALVTVFSLERIGTASWVATVMLIIELTVIGVFIAMGFFGARHGVGFLVHPQLVSASGHRMTVMFAGLMAAVVPALFAFNGYDWPLYFAEETYEPRKTLPRAVMLAVAISIGVEVLAVIAATVAIPDLSVALKSSAPLSYVAQSVAGPVGATILIIGVIIAMFDTGLSGNLAYARIYYDSAQSRSWPEPVNRFFGRLNRHNVPLWGFLLLGVGNAILCYFTSLNNLITFTGVVLVAIYLLIATAAIVSRVRQSTADRPFRMPLWPIPPVIAIVGAILALTQQSRADMIQTAVIVLVAVIYWAAYARRHAAASK, encoded by the coding sequence ATGACCATAAAGGATGTCGAACCCACCCGGGGATTGCGGCCGGTCCTCCGTTGGGGACAAGTGCTAGCCATTGCGGTAGCGGCTATTTCGCCCACCACCTCCGTATTTTTGGTTTACGGGGCTGGTCTGAGTACGGCGGGGACAGGCATTGTCTGGGCGTTTTTGATCGGGGCGGTGATTGCCCTGTCTCTGGGTTTTTCGTATGCCGAACTTGGCGGACTCCATCCGGGAGCCGGGGGCGCCTATCGTATTATCCGAAATGTGCTCGGTGAGCCCTGGGGGTTAATTGCGGTCTGGCTCTTTTTGGTCCTGGGGATGGTGATTACGGCCAGTATTCTGGTGGCGGCCGCGACATACCTGAACTCGCTGGTGCCCGGTATTCCCGTCAATTGGGCGGCCGTCGCCATGATGGCCCTGGTCACCGTCTTTTCTCTCGAGCGGATCGGCACCGCCAGTTGGGTAGCCACCGTCATGTTAATTATTGAGCTGACGGTGATCGGGGTCTTTATTGCCATGGGGTTTTTCGGGGCCCGCCATGGCGTGGGGTTCTTGGTGCATCCCCAGCTCGTCTCGGCTTCCGGTCATCGCATGACGGTGATGTTTGCCGGATTAATGGCGGCCGTGGTTCCGGCGTTGTTTGCGTTTAATGGGTACGACTGGCCCCTTTATTTTGCGGAAGAAACGTATGAACCGCGCAAAACGCTCCCCCGGGCGGTCATGTTGGCGGTGGCCATTTCCATCGGAGTGGAAGTGCTGGCGGTGATTGCGGCGACGGTGGCCATTCCGGATTTATCGGTTGCGCTGAAATCCTCGGCACCGTTGTCCTATGTGGCCCAATCGGTGGCCGGCCCGGTGGGGGCGACCATTTTGATTATCGGGGTCATTATCGCCATGTTTGACACCGGGCTTAGCGGAAACCTCGCCTACGCGCGCATTTATTATGATTCGGCCCAGTCCCGTAGCTGGCCGGAACCGGTTAACCGCTTTTTTGGCCGACTTAACCGCCATAATGTGCCTCTATGGGGGTTTCTTTTGCTCGGGGTAGGGAACGCCATATTGTGCTATTTCACCTCGCTGAATAATTTAATCACGTTTACCGGAGTCGTTTTAGTCGCCATTTATCTCTTGATTGCGACAGCGGCCATCGTCAGCCGGGTGCGCCAGTCAACCGCCGACCGCCCCTTTCGTATGCCGTTATGGCCGATTCCACCCGTTATCGCGATTGTCGGCGCCATCTTGGCCTTAACCCAACAATCGCGGGCCGACATGATTCAAACGGCGGTTATCGTGTTAGTGGCCGTAATTTATTGGGCGGCCTACGCACGCCGGCATGCTGCCGCGAGCAAATAG